A single window of Hylaeus volcanicus isolate JK05 chromosome 8, UHH_iyHylVolc1.0_haploid, whole genome shotgun sequence DNA harbors:
- the LOC128881458 gene encoding sodium-independent sulfate anion transporter-like isoform X1 → MAPEMIDRRKWQSKGSQFNKLIKKRIPIIDWLPKYNSEKFLNDAIAGITVGLTVMPQGLAYATLAGLEPQYGLYSAFMGAMVYIIFGSCKDITIGPTALMALMTHEYVQGRNADFAVLLAFLCGCLQLLMASLHMGVLIDFISIPVTVGFTSATSVIIVVSQLKGLLGLKISSQGFLDTLTKVFSNIHTASLWDTGMSFSCITVLLMFRKMKDIKFASNNEKSNKYHKILQKIIWLISTARNAIIVIVCSTIAYKFNSVESGSPFILTGPVRSGLPPFGLPPFYTQIKNETLSFTDMCSELGASIALVPIIGVLGNVAIAKAFANGDKVDATQELITLGICNVLGSCASAMPVTGSFSRSAVNHASGVKTPMGGLYTGILILLALSLLTPYFYFIPKASLSAVIICAVIYMIEYQVVKLIWRTSKKDLIPMFVTFLFCLAIGVEYGILLGVGTNLIFLLYPSARPTIHVDKCTTISGADYLLVTPGNSLYFPAVDFIKKSVGNAGRKQGSSQMPVVVDCRYILGADFTAAKGIATLINEFNNRKQGLYFYNPRSEVIAVLKGACGEEFQHISNQEELSYLLSSCQGQTSQQLLEVTHDKTNERLMLGNGNGNRNGRSCHELSEVTTTLLHATAS, encoded by the exons ATGGCCCCGGAAATGATAGATCGGCGGAAATGGCAATCGAAAGGTAGCCAGTTTAACAAACTTATTAAGAAACGAATACCGATCATTGACTGGTTACCAAAATATAATTccgaaaaatttttaaatgatgcCATCGCTGGTATTACTGTTGGACTTACTGTTATGCCGCAAGGACTCGCTTATGCAACACTGGCAGGATTAGAACCGCAG TATGGTCTCTATTCTGCATTTATGGGAGCTATggtatacataatatttgGGTCGTGTAAAGATATCACAATTGGACCAACTGCACTTATGGCACTCATGACTCATGAATACGTGCAGGGTAGAAATGCAGATTTTGCAGTATTGCTTGCATTTTTATGTGGTTGCTTGCAGTTGTTAATGGCTTCTTTACATATGG GAGTACTTATAGATTTTATATCGATACCAGTCACAGTTGGTTTTACTTCTGCAACATCTGTTATAATTGTGGTTTCCCAACTCAAAGGTCTATTGGGATTGAAGATTTCCTCTCAAGGATTTCTAGATACGTTAACGAAGGTGTTTAGTAATATTCACACGGCTAGTCTATGGGATACTGGAATGAGCTTCTCTTGTATTACTGTTTTGTTAATGTTTAGG aaaatgaaagatattAAGTTTGCCTCCaacaatgaaaaatcaaacaaatatcACAAAATactacagaaaataatatggTTAATATCGACAGCACGAAATGCTATCATTGTTATCGTTTGTTCTACTATCGCTTATAAGTTCAACTCCGTAGAATCTGGCTCTCCATTCATTCTTACTGGTCCGGTTAGATCTGGTCTTCCACCTTTTGGTTTACCTCCATTCTATACGCAAATTAAGAACGAGACCTTAAGTTTTACCGATATGTGTTCAGAATTGGGTGCATCCATAGCATTAGTACCCATAATTGGTGTTCTTGGAAATGTGGCAATTGCAAAAGCTTTTGCGAATGGTGACAAAGTTGATGCTACCCAAGAACTAATTACTTTAGGAATTTGTAATGTTCTTGGATCTTGCGCAAGTGCAATGCCAGTTACTGGTTCTTTTAGCAGGTCTGCTGTGAATCATGCAAGTGGTGTAAAAACACCAATGGGTGGTTTGTACAcgggaatattaatattactggCTCTGAGCCTGCTGACAccatatttttactttataccGAAAG cttCTCTATCAGCAGTTATTATCTGTGCTGTGATATATATGATTGAATATCAAGTTGTGAAGCTTATATGGAGGACTAGTAAAAAAGATTTGATCCCAatgtttgttacatttttattttgtctagCTATCGGGGTGGAATATGGAATATTATTAGGTGTAGGAACaaatcttatatttttattatatcccTCTGCACGTCCTACGATACACGTTGATAAGTGTACA actATCTCTGGAGCTGATTATCTATTAGTAACACCGGGAAACAGTCTTTATTTTCCTGCTgtagattttattaaaaaatccgTTGGCAATGCTGGAAGAAAACAGGGTTCCAGTCAGATGCCAGTTGTAGTTGATTGTAGATATATTTTAGGAGCAGATTTTACCGCTgctaaa gGAATAGcaacattaataaatgaatttaataaccGAAAACAAGgtctgtatttttataatccaCGATCAGAAGTTATTGCAGTATTGAAAGGTGCATGTGGGGAAGAATTTCAACATATTTCTAATCAAGAGGAATTATCATATTTGTTATCGTCATGTCAag gTCAAACTTCACAACAACTTTTAGAAGTAACACACGATAAAACTAATGAACGTCTAATGCTAGgtaatggaaatggaaatcgaAATGGACGTTCGTGTCATGAACTTAGCGAAGTTACAACTACACTGTTACATGCAACGGCTAGTTAG
- the LOC128881458 gene encoding sodium-independent sulfate anion transporter-like isoform X2: MGAMVYIIFGSCKDITIGPTALMALMTHEYVQGRNADFAVLLAFLCGCLQLLMASLHMGVLIDFISIPVTVGFTSATSVIIVVSQLKGLLGLKISSQGFLDTLTKVFSNIHTASLWDTGMSFSCITVLLMFRKMKDIKFASNNEKSNKYHKILQKIIWLISTARNAIIVIVCSTIAYKFNSVESGSPFILTGPVRSGLPPFGLPPFYTQIKNETLSFTDMCSELGASIALVPIIGVLGNVAIAKAFANGDKVDATQELITLGICNVLGSCASAMPVTGSFSRSAVNHASGVKTPMGGLYTGILILLALSLLTPYFYFIPKASLSAVIICAVIYMIEYQVVKLIWRTSKKDLIPMFVTFLFCLAIGVEYGILLGVGTNLIFLLYPSARPTIHVDKCTTISGADYLLVTPGNSLYFPAVDFIKKSVGNAGRKQGSSQMPVVVDCRYILGADFTAAKGIATLINEFNNRKQGLYFYNPRSEVIAVLKGACGEEFQHISNQEELSYLLSSCQGQTSQQLLEVTHDKTNERLMLGNGNGNRNGRSCHELSEVTTTLLHATAS; this comes from the exons ATGGGAGCTATggtatacataatatttgGGTCGTGTAAAGATATCACAATTGGACCAACTGCACTTATGGCACTCATGACTCATGAATACGTGCAGGGTAGAAATGCAGATTTTGCAGTATTGCTTGCATTTTTATGTGGTTGCTTGCAGTTGTTAATGGCTTCTTTACATATGG GAGTACTTATAGATTTTATATCGATACCAGTCACAGTTGGTTTTACTTCTGCAACATCTGTTATAATTGTGGTTTCCCAACTCAAAGGTCTATTGGGATTGAAGATTTCCTCTCAAGGATTTCTAGATACGTTAACGAAGGTGTTTAGTAATATTCACACGGCTAGTCTATGGGATACTGGAATGAGCTTCTCTTGTATTACTGTTTTGTTAATGTTTAGG aaaatgaaagatattAAGTTTGCCTCCaacaatgaaaaatcaaacaaatatcACAAAATactacagaaaataatatggTTAATATCGACAGCACGAAATGCTATCATTGTTATCGTTTGTTCTACTATCGCTTATAAGTTCAACTCCGTAGAATCTGGCTCTCCATTCATTCTTACTGGTCCGGTTAGATCTGGTCTTCCACCTTTTGGTTTACCTCCATTCTATACGCAAATTAAGAACGAGACCTTAAGTTTTACCGATATGTGTTCAGAATTGGGTGCATCCATAGCATTAGTACCCATAATTGGTGTTCTTGGAAATGTGGCAATTGCAAAAGCTTTTGCGAATGGTGACAAAGTTGATGCTACCCAAGAACTAATTACTTTAGGAATTTGTAATGTTCTTGGATCTTGCGCAAGTGCAATGCCAGTTACTGGTTCTTTTAGCAGGTCTGCTGTGAATCATGCAAGTGGTGTAAAAACACCAATGGGTGGTTTGTACAcgggaatattaatattactggCTCTGAGCCTGCTGACAccatatttttactttataccGAAAG cttCTCTATCAGCAGTTATTATCTGTGCTGTGATATATATGATTGAATATCAAGTTGTGAAGCTTATATGGAGGACTAGTAAAAAAGATTTGATCCCAatgtttgttacatttttattttgtctagCTATCGGGGTGGAATATGGAATATTATTAGGTGTAGGAACaaatcttatatttttattatatcccTCTGCACGTCCTACGATACACGTTGATAAGTGTACA actATCTCTGGAGCTGATTATCTATTAGTAACACCGGGAAACAGTCTTTATTTTCCTGCTgtagattttattaaaaaatccgTTGGCAATGCTGGAAGAAAACAGGGTTCCAGTCAGATGCCAGTTGTAGTTGATTGTAGATATATTTTAGGAGCAGATTTTACCGCTgctaaa gGAATAGcaacattaataaatgaatttaataaccGAAAACAAGgtctgtatttttataatccaCGATCAGAAGTTATTGCAGTATTGAAAGGTGCATGTGGGGAAGAATTTCAACATATTTCTAATCAAGAGGAATTATCATATTTGTTATCGTCATGTCAag gTCAAACTTCACAACAACTTTTAGAAGTAACACACGATAAAACTAATGAACGTCTAATGCTAGgtaatggaaatggaaatcgaAATGGACGTTCGTGTCATGAACTTAGCGAAGTTACAACTACACTGTTACATGCAACGGCTAGTTAG
- the LOC128881456 gene encoding putative uncharacterized protein DDB_G0282133 isoform X2, producing MFHPTLPVGFSENDSTESTWNKDINMASALFPTSQPMVTQRIDEQEKTSMNLPENIVTIQLEQFKLNDKESKPNMSYIEPNNEWSTAHHNSPDLVKLDNDVGSQVSPKQCHDNNNNDAKSKTQPTSEVKKDMQRTTTKFSAKKLSDQKIKKQMGSSLKEPSNVLKQVSKDKDDSMNSCSEDNKTSNSAADSKKISVGVTSKVIDKCGKVNVYSRQLSVGKGAQTKEQQFYKQHFSTLNDNGSKNKSSMEGLDEKNKFLTTKLKSPRNEPDKKGDEINETKKCHKVQLIRTQSYNIQYIRNKSLINSQQRYLRNSTKPEEENSIKNTSGFNNKISTLNSTENVSKKKCENQQVVISKQANDTQTSQSISGKNSDNANISECSTNEQNLVKSSLPNKRNYQNSSNARATTDRNVRDDQGYMQKFKKESNVYRRSSGILQSFPKDLNGKEKAGDHKKNVVDNNSSRDCKINRVCSVGAKVYSQSEGSKITIYPNKGNGASNVNKTDTSDSANLNNVQSPKSLNSCSTSTKDSTTINTSTHTSQESQILQASYNGTEVQFVKTEQDASNNNSNNNTSANNSETKSVKFSNNVQEMNAVHSTTSYTDNSIQQNAASTNPFYSDLQNPFNVTNAQEIENHRSVQNKSYFHNNNAQYNNTSVNIQNSEKDLYLLDGVQQKSEQTSHISPQNISPHSNCNPSISIGNSLPYQNVSTVYLNQYSNAQTVPRKTTDSTIFSHNGLIPSTSYAMESQNIMQSEPSNILMHNTQSSVLPPPGFHNHPVTSQHNQWNLPAPDMLLYGNVMNSAHPLNMQIQNSRHVCSTDYNNILQTGYLHHPLLYVPPVCMQSWNPLLQYSTPLFQNPPYTNCNTFSNQGLQSNTLSDCINCPIVTSAQDNPYKQFQQMQQLENNPNFSVPVKLENYMGNMQQGCKTNNVSLKDNVMDLHMRSNRYRSPMANEYQNCTQDGQVMVPFSYAVTMDSTGRNGPSNMHMQVNQKYGPYAATAANYQRMPESCSPFQNNQEYNNRKDDVLRNDSECIPPMVSPRDCMYYGINYSRKTDSIQNSSGRIDPKSMVYLHSVNSQHYAPQYYKNAIYHHSSPKDLTSRGTVSRGTRKTMEQ from the exons atgtttcaccCAACTTTACCAGTTGGTTTTTCTGAAAACGATAGTACGGAGAGTACTTGGAATAAAGATATTAACATGGCCAGTGCATTGTTTCCAACTTCTCAGCCTATGGTTACGCAAAGGATAGATGAGCAAGAGAAAACGAGTATGAATTTACCAGAGAACATTGTTACAATTCAGTTAGAACAATTTAAGCTCAATGACAAAGAAAGTAAACCTAACATGTCATATATCGAACCTAACAATGAATG gAGTACTGCCCATCATAATAGTCCTGATTTAGTTAAGTTGGATAACGATGTAGGTAGTCAAGTAAGCCCAAAACAATGTCACGACAACAATAACAATGATGCAAAATCTAAAACTCAGCCAACATcagaagtaaaaaaagatatgCAAAGGACAACTACAAAATTTAGTGCTAAAAAATTAAGCGATCAGAAGATCAAAAAACAAATGG GAAGTTCTTTGAAAGAACCTTCCAATGTTTTAAAACAGGTTAGCAAAGATAAAGATGATTCAATGAATTCATGCAGCGAAGATAATAAAACTTCAAACTCTGCCGCtgattcaaaaaaaatatcggTGGGAGTCACTTCTAAAGTTATCGATAAATGTGGTAAAGTTAACGTATATAGTAGACAATTAAGTGTAGGAAAGGGGGCACAAACAAAGGagcaacaattttataaacaacatttttctacGCTTAACGATAATGGTAGTAAAAACAAATCCTCCATGGAGGGATtagatgaaaaaaataaatttcttactacgaaattaaaatcaccTAGAAATGAACCTGATAAGAAAGGTGATGAAATTAATGAGACGAAGAAGTGTCACAAAGTTCAATTAATACGCACTCAATCATATAACATTCAATATATTAGGAATAAATCACTAATAAATTCACAGCAACgttatttaagaaattcaaCTAAGCCTGAAGAGgaaaattccattaaaaacacatctggttttaataataagattAGTACGCTTAATTCAACCGAGAatgtatcaaagaaaaaatgtgaaaatcaACAGGTTGTAATAAGTAAGCAAGCAAATGATACGCAAACCAGTCAAAGTATTTCAGGAAAGAATTCCGACAATGCTAATATTTCAGAATGCAGtacaaacgaacaaaatttagtaaaatcatCTCTaccaaataaaagaaattatcagAATTCGTCTAATGCAAGGGCTACTACTGATAGAAATGTAAGAGATGACCAAGGATAtatgcaaaaattcaaaaaagaatctaACGTTTATAGACGTTCTTCGGGCATTTTACAGTCGTTTCCCAAAGATTTAAATGGGAAGGAGAAAGCAGGTGATCATAAAAAGAATGTTGTGGATAACAATTCATCAAGggattgtaaaataaatcgcGTATGCTCGGTAGGCGCAAAAGTGTATTCTCAATCTGAAGGTTCAAAAATAACTATATATCCAAATAAGGGAAATGGTGCTAGTAACGTAAACAAGACTGATACATCAGATTCagctaatttaaataatgtacagtCTCCGAAATCATTGAATTCTTGTTCAACCAGTACCAAAGATTCCACTACTATAAATACATCTACTCATACGTCACAAGAATCACAGATTTTACAAGCTTCTTATAATGGAACTGAAGTACAATTTGTAAAGACTGAACAAGATgctagtaataataatagcaataataacACAAGTGCTAATAACTCAGAAACGAAGTcagttaaattttcaaataatgttcAAGAAATGAATGCAGTTCACTCTACGACATCTTATACCGATAATTCCATTCAGCAAAATGCAGCTTCAACAAATCCATTTTACTCTGACTTACAAAATCCATTTAATGTAACCAATGctcaagaaattgaaaatcatcGCAGCGTACAAAATAAGagttattttcataataataatgctcaatataataatacgtcTGTCAACATTCAGAATTCTGAAAAGGATTTATATCTGCTAGATGGAGTCCAACAAAAATCAGAGCAGACGTCACATATATCTCCGCAGAATATATCGCCACACAGTAACTGTAACCCAAGTATTTCAATAGGAAATAGTTTACCCTATCAAAACGTATCTACCGTCTACTTAAATCAATACAGTAATGCGCAAACAGTACCAAGAAAAACGACTGACAGTACAATCTTCTCTCATAATGGATTGATTCCAAGTACTTCTTATGCCATGGAAAGTCAAAACATTATGCAAAGCGAACCTTCCAACATTCTCATGCATAATACTCAAAGTTCGGTTTTACCGCCACCAGGCTTTCACAATCACCCTGTAACTAGTCAACATAATCAGTGGAATTTACCAGCGCCGGATATGTTGCTCTACGGAAACGTAATGAATTCTGCACATCCTCTGAACATGCAAATTCAGAATTCCAGGCACGTATGCAGCACAGATTACAATAACATTCTACAAACAGGTTACTTGCACCATCCATTGCTTTACGTACCGCCAGTATGCATGCAAAGCTGGAATCCTCTGCTGCAGTATTCGACGCCTTTATTTCAAAATCCGCCGTACACCAACTGCAATACGTTCTCTAATCAAGGATTGCAATCGAACACGCTGTCTGATTGTATAAATTGCCCTATCGTAACATCTGCGCAGGACAATCCGTACAAACAGTTCCAGCAGATGCAACAGTTAGAGAATAATCCGAACTTTTCCGTTCCCGTAAAACTCGAGAATTATATGGGGAACATGCAACAGGGCTGCAAAACGAATAACGTCAGTTTGAAAGACAATGTTATGGACCTCCACATGAGAAGCAATCGTTACCGAAGCCCTATGGCAAACGAGTACCAGAATTGTACCCAAGATGGTCAGGTAATGGTACCCTTCTCGTATGCGGTCACAATGGATTCCACTGGGAGGAATGGGCCGTCGAACATGCACATGCAAGTGAACCAGAAGTATGGGCCGTACGCTGCAACTGCGGCCAATTACCAAAGAATGCCGGAGAGCTGTTCACCGTTCCAAAACAATCAGGAGTATAACAACAGGAAGGATGACGTATTGAGGAACGATTCCGAGTGTATACCGCCAATGGTATCGCCGAGAGATTGCATGTACtacggaattaattattcccgAAAAACCGACTCCATTCAGAATTCGTCTGGGCGCATAGATCCAAAGTCTATGGTTTACTTGCATTCTGTTAATTCGCAACATTATGCCCCTCAGTATTACAAAAACGCAATCTATCATCACTCATCGCCGAAAGACCTTACATCAAGAGGAACCGTGAGCCGCGGTACACGCAAAACGATGGAACAGTAA
- the LOC128881456 gene encoding uncharacterized protein DDB_G0283357-like isoform X1 codes for MDCTRKDLKKTYDIEQMAVIGKMHNMQWLKSNSQLPGHIKTLPVGKVFANNPLKSKINEEPTESITVVSTISVSNSFDLEKNDLIIDKNIDDSNTAISKIMFHPTLPVGFSENDSTESTWNKDINMASALFPTSQPMVTQRIDEQEKTSMNLPENIVTIQLEQFKLNDKESKPNMSYIEPNNEWSTAHHNSPDLVKLDNDVGSQVSPKQCHDNNNNDAKSKTQPTSEVKKDMQRTTTKFSAKKLSDQKIKKQMGSSLKEPSNVLKQVSKDKDDSMNSCSEDNKTSNSAADSKKISVGVTSKVIDKCGKVNVYSRQLSVGKGAQTKEQQFYKQHFSTLNDNGSKNKSSMEGLDEKNKFLTTKLKSPRNEPDKKGDEINETKKCHKVQLIRTQSYNIQYIRNKSLINSQQRYLRNSTKPEEENSIKNTSGFNNKISTLNSTENVSKKKCENQQVVISKQANDTQTSQSISGKNSDNANISECSTNEQNLVKSSLPNKRNYQNSSNARATTDRNVRDDQGYMQKFKKESNVYRRSSGILQSFPKDLNGKEKAGDHKKNVVDNNSSRDCKINRVCSVGAKVYSQSEGSKITIYPNKGNGASNVNKTDTSDSANLNNVQSPKSLNSCSTSTKDSTTINTSTHTSQESQILQASYNGTEVQFVKTEQDASNNNSNNNTSANNSETKSVKFSNNVQEMNAVHSTTSYTDNSIQQNAASTNPFYSDLQNPFNVTNAQEIENHRSVQNKSYFHNNNAQYNNTSVNIQNSEKDLYLLDGVQQKSEQTSHISPQNISPHSNCNPSISIGNSLPYQNVSTVYLNQYSNAQTVPRKTTDSTIFSHNGLIPSTSYAMESQNIMQSEPSNILMHNTQSSVLPPPGFHNHPVTSQHNQWNLPAPDMLLYGNVMNSAHPLNMQIQNSRHVCSTDYNNILQTGYLHHPLLYVPPVCMQSWNPLLQYSTPLFQNPPYTNCNTFSNQGLQSNTLSDCINCPIVTSAQDNPYKQFQQMQQLENNPNFSVPVKLENYMGNMQQGCKTNNVSLKDNVMDLHMRSNRYRSPMANEYQNCTQDGQVMVPFSYAVTMDSTGRNGPSNMHMQVNQKYGPYAATAANYQRMPESCSPFQNNQEYNNRKDDVLRNDSECIPPMVSPRDCMYYGINYSRKTDSIQNSSGRIDPKSMVYLHSVNSQHYAPQYYKNAIYHHSSPKDLTSRGTVSRGTRKTMEQ; via the exons ATGGATTGTACTcgtaaagatttaaaaaagacaTACGATATAGAGCAGATGGCCGTAATCGGCAAGATGCATAATATGCAGTGGCTGAAAAGTAATTCTCAGTTACCAGGCCA CATAAAAACACTTCCAGTTGGAAAAGTATTTGCCAATAATCCActcaaaagtaaaataaatgaagaaccAACGGAAAGTATTACAGTTGTTTCGACTATCAGTGTTTCAAACAGTtttgatttagaaaaaaatgatcttATTATAGACAAAAATATAGATGACAGTAATACTGCTATaagtaaaattatgtttcaccCAACTTTACCAGTTGGTTTTTCTGAAAACGATAGTACGGAGAGTACTTGGAATAAAGATATTAACATGGCCAGTGCATTGTTTCCAACTTCTCAGCCTATGGTTACGCAAAGGATAGATGAGCAAGAGAAAACGAGTATGAATTTACCAGAGAACATTGTTACAATTCAGTTAGAACAATTTAAGCTCAATGACAAAGAAAGTAAACCTAACATGTCATATATCGAACCTAACAATGAATG gAGTACTGCCCATCATAATAGTCCTGATTTAGTTAAGTTGGATAACGATGTAGGTAGTCAAGTAAGCCCAAAACAATGTCACGACAACAATAACAATGATGCAAAATCTAAAACTCAGCCAACATcagaagtaaaaaaagatatgCAAAGGACAACTACAAAATTTAGTGCTAAAAAATTAAGCGATCAGAAGATCAAAAAACAAATGG GAAGTTCTTTGAAAGAACCTTCCAATGTTTTAAAACAGGTTAGCAAAGATAAAGATGATTCAATGAATTCATGCAGCGAAGATAATAAAACTTCAAACTCTGCCGCtgattcaaaaaaaatatcggTGGGAGTCACTTCTAAAGTTATCGATAAATGTGGTAAAGTTAACGTATATAGTAGACAATTAAGTGTAGGAAAGGGGGCACAAACAAAGGagcaacaattttataaacaacatttttctacGCTTAACGATAATGGTAGTAAAAACAAATCCTCCATGGAGGGATtagatgaaaaaaataaatttcttactacgaaattaaaatcaccTAGAAATGAACCTGATAAGAAAGGTGATGAAATTAATGAGACGAAGAAGTGTCACAAAGTTCAATTAATACGCACTCAATCATATAACATTCAATATATTAGGAATAAATCACTAATAAATTCACAGCAACgttatttaagaaattcaaCTAAGCCTGAAGAGgaaaattccattaaaaacacatctggttttaataataagattAGTACGCTTAATTCAACCGAGAatgtatcaaagaaaaaatgtgaaaatcaACAGGTTGTAATAAGTAAGCAAGCAAATGATACGCAAACCAGTCAAAGTATTTCAGGAAAGAATTCCGACAATGCTAATATTTCAGAATGCAGtacaaacgaacaaaatttagtaaaatcatCTCTaccaaataaaagaaattatcagAATTCGTCTAATGCAAGGGCTACTACTGATAGAAATGTAAGAGATGACCAAGGATAtatgcaaaaattcaaaaaagaatctaACGTTTATAGACGTTCTTCGGGCATTTTACAGTCGTTTCCCAAAGATTTAAATGGGAAGGAGAAAGCAGGTGATCATAAAAAGAATGTTGTGGATAACAATTCATCAAGggattgtaaaataaatcgcGTATGCTCGGTAGGCGCAAAAGTGTATTCTCAATCTGAAGGTTCAAAAATAACTATATATCCAAATAAGGGAAATGGTGCTAGTAACGTAAACAAGACTGATACATCAGATTCagctaatttaaataatgtacagtCTCCGAAATCATTGAATTCTTGTTCAACCAGTACCAAAGATTCCACTACTATAAATACATCTACTCATACGTCACAAGAATCACAGATTTTACAAGCTTCTTATAATGGAACTGAAGTACAATTTGTAAAGACTGAACAAGATgctagtaataataatagcaataataacACAAGTGCTAATAACTCAGAAACGAAGTcagttaaattttcaaataatgttcAAGAAATGAATGCAGTTCACTCTACGACATCTTATACCGATAATTCCATTCAGCAAAATGCAGCTTCAACAAATCCATTTTACTCTGACTTACAAAATCCATTTAATGTAACCAATGctcaagaaattgaaaatcatcGCAGCGTACAAAATAAGagttattttcataataataatgctcaatataataatacgtcTGTCAACATTCAGAATTCTGAAAAGGATTTATATCTGCTAGATGGAGTCCAACAAAAATCAGAGCAGACGTCACATATATCTCCGCAGAATATATCGCCACACAGTAACTGTAACCCAAGTATTTCAATAGGAAATAGTTTACCCTATCAAAACGTATCTACCGTCTACTTAAATCAATACAGTAATGCGCAAACAGTACCAAGAAAAACGACTGACAGTACAATCTTCTCTCATAATGGATTGATTCCAAGTACTTCTTATGCCATGGAAAGTCAAAACATTATGCAAAGCGAACCTTCCAACATTCTCATGCATAATACTCAAAGTTCGGTTTTACCGCCACCAGGCTTTCACAATCACCCTGTAACTAGTCAACATAATCAGTGGAATTTACCAGCGCCGGATATGTTGCTCTACGGAAACGTAATGAATTCTGCACATCCTCTGAACATGCAAATTCAGAATTCCAGGCACGTATGCAGCACAGATTACAATAACATTCTACAAACAGGTTACTTGCACCATCCATTGCTTTACGTACCGCCAGTATGCATGCAAAGCTGGAATCCTCTGCTGCAGTATTCGACGCCTTTATTTCAAAATCCGCCGTACACCAACTGCAATACGTTCTCTAATCAAGGATTGCAATCGAACACGCTGTCTGATTGTATAAATTGCCCTATCGTAACATCTGCGCAGGACAATCCGTACAAACAGTTCCAGCAGATGCAACAGTTAGAGAATAATCCGAACTTTTCCGTTCCCGTAAAACTCGAGAATTATATGGGGAACATGCAACAGGGCTGCAAAACGAATAACGTCAGTTTGAAAGACAATGTTATGGACCTCCACATGAGAAGCAATCGTTACCGAAGCCCTATGGCAAACGAGTACCAGAATTGTACCCAAGATGGTCAGGTAATGGTACCCTTCTCGTATGCGGTCACAATGGATTCCACTGGGAGGAATGGGCCGTCGAACATGCACATGCAAGTGAACCAGAAGTATGGGCCGTACGCTGCAACTGCGGCCAATTACCAAAGAATGCCGGAGAGCTGTTCACCGTTCCAAAACAATCAGGAGTATAACAACAGGAAGGATGACGTATTGAGGAACGATTCCGAGTGTATACCGCCAATGGTATCGCCGAGAGATTGCATGTACtacggaattaattattcccgAAAAACCGACTCCATTCAGAATTCGTCTGGGCGCATAGATCCAAAGTCTATGGTTTACTTGCATTCTGTTAATTCGCAACATTATGCCCCTCAGTATTACAAAAACGCAATCTATCATCACTCATCGCCGAAAGACCTTACATCAAGAGGAACCGTGAGCCGCGGTACACGCAAAACGATGGAACAGTAA